In the Gorilla gorilla gorilla isolate KB3781 chromosome 1, NHGRI_mGorGor1-v2.1_pri, whole genome shotgun sequence genome, gtgggcacctgtaatcccatatacttgggaagctgaggcaggagaatcacttgaacccgggaggtggaggttgcagtgagccgatatcacgccaccgtacactccagcctgggcaacagagcaagactccgtcttaaaaaatgaaagaaagaaagaaagtaaaacaggTATATAGAAGATACTGAGAATATTTTCTACAACTGTAGGCAAATGCATTTGAAAGAAAGCCTCAATGAAATGGATGTTCTCCTAGAAAAAGTACAAGTTATCAAAATTGATGAGAGGGTAAGGGAGAAACAGCTGGAGAAAAGTGCCAGAGAaatagtcttaaaaaaaaaaaaattccaggcctAGATATATATACCACTTAATTCTTTCAAATCTTtgaatatcacattttctttgttatttaaacttttctggctgggcgtggtggcttatgccgtaatcccagcactttgggaggcccaggcgggcgtattacctgaggtcaggagttcaagaccagcctggccaacatggtgaaaccccatctctactaaaaatacaaaaattagccaggcgcagtggcgtgcacctgtcatcccagctacttgggaggctgaggcaggacaatcacttgaacctgggaggcagaggttgcagtgagccgagatcataccattgcactccagcctgggcaacaagagcaaaactccatctcaaaacaaaaacaaaacttttttgaaGTATAAATAAATAGTCTTTTCTTTGCAGGTTACTTAAGTATAGTTATATTTTCATAACATGGCTTAATAATTTATTGTGCCATCCAGCTGAGATGTATAAATCAAAAACACAGCAGTGATTTTAACGTTTAAACAGGACAGtctacaaaaaaggaaatacaaatggctcaaacaaataaacagatacCTAACTTCattcttgtttgttttaaagagataaggtctcactctgttgcctagactctggagcacagtggtgcaatcatggctcactgcagcctcaaatttctgggcttaagcaatcctcctgcctcagcctcccaagtagctgggacttcggGTGTGCAGTACCACACTtcgctaattaaaaaaaaaaaaaaaaattgtagggatgaggtcttactatgttgccaacctcatcttgaactcatggcctcaagtgatcttccttcctGCGTAGGCCctcaaagggctgagattattataggtgtgaaccaccacgcccagtccccAACCTTATTCTTAAGTGAATATACAAAATTCTACTGAgattaaaatgccatttttaaagagattagGAAAGATCAAAACATTTGATAACACTTACAAAGATTTAATAGGCACTCTCATGCATTgtgggtgggactgtaaattggCACAATCCTTATAGATGGCAACTTGCCAATATCTATCAAAAGTAAAAATGCACATATCTTAACCTAGTAATTCTAACTTTAGATTTCCAGCTTACAGTAACTCACTCATGTGCAATGTGACCTATATAAAAGGTTATAAAATgaatcattatttataatagcaaaaggtTAGGAAAAAATGTCAGCAGGGACTGCTCAAATATATtatggtacattcatacaatAACATCTGCAGTTATAGACCAAGAATCAAGAAACTCTTCATGTAACGACATGGGACAATCTCAAAAATATGTTACACAGAGAAGACAAGCTGAAGAACAGTATATACCGTACAATACCACTTAGGAAAAATATCTCTAGAGGGATATTTAAGGAAAAGATAACACTTTTTGGGAAGAGAAAATGAGTtctaaaggagggaaggagacttCACTGTTTatcattctgtgtcttttgaattttgaacaattttgaaatgaaaacatcCCAATGGAAATACAAGTCTTTTAGGTAAGTTCAAATGAGCATGTATTATATTTCTTTCATCTGACTGATAAACTTTTCCACAATTTCATTGAGTCTTTCAGGCTCCATTAGTTTATTTACCAACTCCTGCTCAACAGCCATTAGGGCTGGGCCAGTAAGCTTCTCTTGTCCCATGGTATTACATAAATATGTCTTAAGACGAGGCAGGGTAGAAAATGAGTTCTCAGTACTTGCTGAAGTAATTGGCCAAGACAAAGCAATATATAATAGCTTTGAGAGACAAGGAATATTACTGTGAAGACCATGCTGAATAAACAAACAGCCGAGACTGACGAAGTTTATGCAACTATCATCTATGACAAAGTTAAGCTTTGCATAATGTCGATAAaatctaagttctgggataatgTCCTCATCAAGTTTATAAAATTCCTGAACatgttttgctgttgtttcatTTAATGGTTCATTCCATTTAAATAACAGTTCtgaaatttgctttattttgcaaTAATCAAACTCTGAAAAACATAActttaaattttgtaatataGTATCTAATCCTTGGTAAtagatattaattttatattgttcTTCTGTTGAAGTAGGAAAAAACATATTATCTGAATTGCCAAGATCTACtgatttctgaatttttcttcttttctgaagaGAAGGTTTTTCAACTTTAAAACCTTTACAGgttattttttgacatatttcCTCTGTTCCATCCCAGATTGTTTTAAAGTATACGTCATTTCTTTCAGATGATAAACATTCCAAAATTGCTTCTATTtttgaagacaaagaaaaaatgtctATGGTTTTATTTTGAAGCTCTTTGGAAAGAATTCCTGTAACACTCAGCACTCGATACAGGAATTTCAAACAAAAGACAAATTCAAATTTGGAAACCAATGTCAGCAAATGACTCAATTCATCGGCGAAACTTGTATTTGAAGAATGGCTTGCTATAACTTCCAATGTTTCAATAATCTCTGGAAGACTGTCAATCACAGATAGTAATGTACGATCATGGACTGTCCAACATGATTGTGATATATGTTTCTTGCATGTTTTGTTTTGACTTAGCCTATAAATGTTTCGAAAATCTGCCAACATTTCCCCAGACATACAAATAGTGTTGAACAAAGAACTGAGAGTTTTTAGAGCATTTCGGAGTTCTTTTACTTCTTTACAAAACCTAATTATTGATAAATCCAAAAAGTGTGCATAACAATGTATGTATAAAGCTCTTGGTTCTTCTTTCTTGAATTCTGctgctattttattaaattttatcctCAAATTAGTGGTGCTATCATAGGCCTGGCCATGTATTTTATCCATATCAACTCCAATTTGCTGCAGATAAGTTTTGATAGTCCTATGTAAGTGGGTCCCAGTCATCTCCTCAGTATCAACAAAACCCAAGAATCTTTCCTTAATTAAGATAGCCTTTGATGATTTTTGTGGGTATCTTACACAAATTGAAAGCTGTTCTTTCATGGCACTATTGATTGTCTCATCACATATGATTGAAAATGCTGAGGAGTCATTGATCTCATTCACAATATCCTGCAACATTTCAGTCTTTATTATTTCGATAATATCACTTTGAATTTGTGTACTGTTATAGAAGTCAACTTGTGAATTCATAAGTCGAAATGTTTCTTCTCCTTTATCTTTTGCTCTCATTTCTAACAATTCTAAAAAATTGCCTTTATTCACAGATGAAACTGACTGGTCGTTTCCTCTTAAGGGTAAACACTGCtttccaagaaataaaatattttcaattataagCTTTAGGTACTTTTTATTTCCCTCAATCTGTTTCGAATGAATAGATAAATCGTCACTGACAGCTCCATCACAAAATTGGTATTCTCTCCAAAATTCCAATGACTTCAAATGCATTTCACTTTTTTCATGCTTTCTGAATTTTTCCAGGGTTTTTTTCCAATTAGAAGTTCCGTGGGTTGCAAATGACTCTCTTCCACAGCTAAAATATTTTTGGCAGAACAACTGGCATGAATAACAGAATGCCACATCTTTTTTACTGTTTTCCAAACACTCAAAATCTTCACAACAAGATTTTTTAATACTTCGTGATTTACCTTTAACTTTTTGTACTTTGGATGTACATTTTGGGTGACATAGTTCATCACTTATTTTCATAGATTTCATATTGTCTTTTTGTACTTCTATACTGGAACCAATTGCATGCTGACTGAATACTGATGAAGATGGTGAAACGCTTGGCTGTTCCGTACTACTACTAGCAACAGCATTACTGGGTTCACTAGGTGAACTCTTAGAAAGCTttgggagaaaatgagaaaagaacatttaacagttttcaaaaattaattaaaatatcaaatatatctaCTCTAATAACATAGTAAAATAAATGGCTGAGTTACAGTATGAGCTCCACTAGGGGGAAACATTAACAATTacatataacttatttatttgcAATCTAGATTCAGCATTAAATGTTTGAAGGACCTTTTGGTATGTAAttgtcataaaaataatttttattgctcAGATGACTCAAATTgtgtagtatttttttaaaagaagaacccagaggaaaaaaatacttcTGTTTAAACaatctacaaacacacacacacaccatatatgaatacataatacataaaatatatattaaatatataaatataatatatataataaataatatacaatatattataatatatttatattatattatatattatatatttatatttttatatattatagtatatattatacatatatataaaaaatctgggccaggtgcggtggctcatgcctgtaatcccagcactttgggaggccaaggtgggcagatcacctgaggccagcagttgagaccaggctggccaacatggtgaaaccccttctctactaaaaatacaaaaattaactgggcatggtagcaggcgctggtaatcccagctactcaggaggctgaggcaggagaatcgcttgaacccaggaggcaaaggttgcagtgagctgagatcacgccactgcactccagcttgggtggcagagcgagactgtctcaacaacaacaacaaaaaaaatctgcttattaaaaaaagacagtggtaaaaaaagttaaaacttacATCCACAATGACATCTGCTGTTGCTGTTACTGAAGAAACTGTATCTGTTAAAATAGAGCATAAATTCAAGATCTTATATACTATAACCTATAAAATAGCATCATAAACTATATTTGCTTATTTCAtatgagaaacaaaaagaaaatttagcatATAGACAGATTTATCAAGTATGACAAAACAATATTTATGTCAAATATCTTAACATCAACTTTTACCTTGTAAGACATCAGTGTTCATGATGGGCAAGGCAACATCGGTGTCTGCCAATGACACTATATTGCTTATAACTGGAGTCGTATCTTTCTTTGGAGAAAGAAGCTCTGTTGAAGTATCATGCACCACAGAAACAACACTtactgacaaaaacaaaaagatttcttATAAACAAGGCAAAATCAATCATCAGAAAGTACTGTTTAGTAATACTGTTTCAAGAAATAATGCAAGCATCTAATAGCTTAAGGAATTGGTAGGTACTGAAGTGATTTTTATTAGGGCTTAGGAATAGCCAGGTTCTTTAGTATCGTATTTATAATTACAACACTACACTGAAAATTTACACTTCTCCAACATTTTATGTCTTTTACCTTTGTACACAATTTCCCAgtccttttaaataatttgtttaaaattataagcaaatttttctgtgaaattactcatgaagaaaagagattctgATCGAATCTCCTAATGGGCATCTATTTCAAACTCTTCCAGGATTCATAAACCTTAACATCAATGGAGCGCTAGGTTGGTGCCCAAGCTACTATTGCAGAAATTTCTGTAACAAGCCAGTTTGTATGACTTACAAATCCCAGAGGCATTAGTCACTCTATGGTCTATGTAAATAGCACCACTGGTCCTACATGAGGCTTTTTGATGGAATACTTAGTTGGCTCAgattatttgtgcttttttattattgagtcttAAAGCATTTAAAATCACCTCTATTTCATGTGAAAAATGTAATGAAAACTTGTTTTTACAAAACAGGGCTAAGTAAAACATTCTATATTCTAATAAAAGCAGTCTTGTAAATGTATTAAACTCTATATTGATCAAGTGCCTCCTATGTACCATGTTttgcagtaggtgctcaatatatattgatgtaaacatacatatattcatttactaaataatctaaaaaaagacatgtatcttttaatttttattattattatttttgagatggagtctcactctgtcgcccagactggagtgcaatggtgcgatcttggctcactgcaacctccaccacccaggttcaaatgattctcctgtctcagcctcctgagtagctgggactacagggacccaccaacacgcccatctaattttttttgtatttttagtagagacagggtttcaccatgttggccaggctggtctcaaactcctgacctcaggcgatctgcccactttggcctcccaaagtgctgggaatacaggcatgagccaccatgcttggcctacaAATATTAAATCTCTGGTGGTAAAGTAGCCTTCCTTTTatacaaaaatactgaaaaatagttCTTTGCAACAAGTTTAGattgttttgacttttaaaagtCAGTTTAATTTGAAAATGAATCAAGGTTATAAATTAAAgtcaaataatattatttattaataattactaAACCCCTACAATTGCTAAACAAACATTACCTGAAGAAGATTCCATCTTAGCTTTACTGTATGCAGAGAAACAATTAATAGAGCAGAAAAGCTCTGTCTTCCCCAAATCACTCGTAGTCTCAATCATTTCATCTGAGGGCTTCAATGGTTTGCAAGGAACAGATATAAGTGGTTTGGCAGGTTTCTGTTTagagattaaaataatattcatattcCTGGTATATGATATGTTGTTAATGAAGAACCTATCTATTACCACTGCTTTTAGTtggaatattaaaaagaataacaattaagacagtttttatattttcttaaaaagacaCTACAGATTGCAATAACTAAAAGAACATTGGcaaatttgaaaatgatttttattatttatcagatatatttaacagcaataataataatacctatgaaagcaataaggccaggtgcagtggctcctgcatgtaatcccagcactttgggaggccgaaacaggcagatcacctgaggtcaggagttcgagaccagcctggcaaacatagtgaaatcccatctctactaaaaatacaaaaaattagctaggtgtagtggcgagcgcctgtaatcacagttactcaggaggctgaggcaggagaatcacttgaacctgggtggcagatgttgcagtgagctgagattgtgccactgcactccagcctgggcaacaagagtgaaactccttttcaagggaaaaaaaaaaaaagcaatgaagaaagTGGTCACAGAAGTTCATTTCAGGCAGTCAAAGCCTACTGGATAAACAAAGGCCTTATATAGTTATAGATCTGTCCTCAATGGTAGCTTGGGAATTAACTTGGGAAGATGTCTACCGATGCTGAGGAGGAGCCAGGAAGGAGTGCTTAACTTAAATACCTTACAAGATACTGTGGGAATCACTGTTTTTCTAGGCTAACTTCATGGTAAAACTTACAAGCATATTGTAAGAAAGCAGCATACAAGCAATAGAAAGTATAGAGTACTGTGAGTTCAGTAAGTAGTAACTGTGCAAAAGAAAGGATATAAACTTTGAAAGGCAGGCATTACTGTAAAGATTATGCTCACCACCTATTCTTTCTAGTCAAACAGGAACCAATATTCCTGGATTTCAGAATATGTCAGAgcctaggcacagtggctcacgcctgtaatctcaactttCAGAGgttgaggcggggggatcacttgaacccaggagtttgagaccagactggtaAAATAGTGatacctcatctctaataaataaataaataaaaataaaaaattagcctagtgtggtggcgtgcgcctgtagtcccattacttgtgaggctgaggtgggaaggatcacttgagcccaggaagacagaggttgcagtgagccgagatcatgccattgcactccagcctgggtgacagagtaagactctgtctcaaaaaaagaaagaaaaaataatacatcaggctcagtgtggtggctcttgcccgtaatcccagcactttgggaggctaaggcaggaagatcacttgagcccaggagttcgagaccagcctaggcagcaaagtgagacccatctctacaaaaaacacaaacattaaccaggtgtggtggcgcatgcctgtggtcccagctacatgggaggctgaggcaggaggattgcttgaacaccTGAGGTTGGGCCTCCAGTGAGCtttgctcacaccactgcactccagcctccatccTGGGTGgaaaagcaagactcagtctaaaaaaaaaaaaaaaaaaaaatcaccgatGGAACAAAACTGCTTTTGGAGATGCCAAGTACAcagacaggctgggcacggtggctcacacctgtaatcccagcactttggcaggccgaggcgggcagatcatctgaggtcaggagttcaagaccagcctggccaacatggtggaaccccgtctctacaaaaatacaaaaattagctgggtgtggtggtgtgcgcctgtaaccccagctacttgggaggctgagatagaagaattgcttgaacctgggaggcggaggttgcagtgagctgagatcgtgccattgcacgccagcctgggcaacagagcaagactgtgtctcaaaaaaacaaaaacaaaacaaaacaaaacccaccaaagtacaaagacaaaaaaatacatatacgttttatttttgtgtgagaGAACAGGATATTGGCAAaggcacaacaaaacaaaaaggataattttgaaaatttctatttttatcctttattaGTATGAAAACCTTTTATATTTTGCGAAATCTTAACAATTCACTAATCTTTAACGTTAAGCAACAATAGtggcataatttatttttatttctttatttatttttgagacagagtcttgctctgttgtccaggctggagtgcagtggtatgatctcggctcactacaacctttaccttccccaggttcaagcaattctcctgcctcagcctcccgggtagctgggattataggtgtgtaccactatgctcggctaatttttgtatttttagtagagatagagtttcaccatgttggccaggctggtcttgaactcctgacctcaagtgatcctcccgttcggcctcccaaagtgctgggattacaggcgtgagccaccgcacctggcccaatagTGGTATCATTTATAATTAAGTTAGTTTAATATTCATAAGGGAAGGCTAACTTAATATATTCTATTAACATATGgccaaaataattacaattacATCTAAtaatccactttttaaaaataaaaagctacccCATTTTTAGATTCACATATTTGgacatttttctaattctggaTTATAGTTCACTAACATTGTAGATTTACTCCATTATCACTGTCACATGATGTCTTACATTCAGATGCAAGGGGAAAGTGTTAGGCTGTGCTTGTTAACTAACTCGTTTACCCAAATCAGTCTTGCCCCATCACATAAGCTGAACAACTGGGTACTcaatacaggttttttttttttttttttttttttgagacggagtctcgctctgttgcccaggctggagtgcagtggcacgatctcggctcactgcaagctccgcctcccgggttcacgccattctcctgcctcggcctcccgagtagctgggactacaggtgcccgccaccacaccccgctaattttttttttttttttttgtatttttagtagagatggggtttcaccatgttagccaggatggtctcgatctcctgacctcgtgatccacccgcctcagcctcccaaagtgctgggattacaggcgtgacccaccgtgcccggcatataggcttttaaaaacagaacaaggccggccgggcgcggtggctcacacctgtaatcccagcactttgggaggccgaggcgggcggatcacgaggtcaggagattgagaccatcctggctaacatggtgaaaccctgtctctactaaaaatacaaaaaattagccagacgtggtggtgggcacctgtagtcccagctactcgcaaggctgagacaggagaatggcgtgaacccgcgaggcggagcttgcagtgagctgagattgcgccactgcactccagcctgggcgacagagcgagactccgtctcaaaaaacaaacaacaacaacaacaacaacaaaaacaacccagAACAAGGCCTATTGagtgtcaaaaagaaagaaagaaagaaaaaaaggaatattatttCCTGCCTTTGGGAGAAGTCTTCTGTGCTTTCCGTTCTGGTCCCAAGGCAGGATACTCTCAAGATGGGGGCCATAGAAAAGATGTGAGTCACAAATGATCTATTTGAATTATGGCTTGTTTTGACTCCCATCttcaactgcttttttttttttttttttttttttgagacggagtctcactctgtcgcctaggctggagtgcaatggtgccatctcggctcactgcaacctccacctcctgggttcaagagattttcctgcctcagcctcccaagtagttgggattataggcgcctgccaccatgcccagctaattttggtattcttagtagaggcgggttttcaccatgttggccaggctggtctccaactcctgacctcaggtgatcggccagcctcggcctcccaaagtgctgggattataggcatcagccaccgcacccggccaactgcTTGTTTTTAAGGAAGTCTGTATAGGGATAGAGTTGGGTCTCAAAATATGATATGAACAAGCAACATATCTAAGAAGTCCCACCTCATCTCATTTGCTCTTTCTCTGCTCTCAGAAGCACCCACCCAGAGCTTGTCTATCAGAAATAGGGACAAATAATACTAATCTCACTGGATTATTTCCTCCTATGACTGATTCAGAGAAAGCatgtgatattttttgtttgtttttttaaagacaggttcttgctatgttgctcaggctggtcctgaactcctggctcaactgaacctcccgccttggtctcccaaagtgctgagataacaggtgtaagccaccatacctgtccACATGTGACATTCTTGATTCATCTTTCCATTGTTTGGTGTAAGAGTTAAACACgtggaattaaaaacaaaaacatggctaggctcacatctgtaatcccagcaccttaggagaccaaggcaggaggatcagctgagttcaggagttgtaagacaagcttgggcaacatagtaagagcttgtctctacaaaaaacttaaaaattagccaggtgtggtggcgtgtgcctgtagttccagctactcgggatgctgaggtgggaggatcacttgagctaagggggtcaaggctacagtgagccatgattgccactgcactccaagctggctgacaaagacctcgtctcaaaaaaaatcaaaataaataaaaaaaataaatagctgggcacagtggcttatgcctgtaatcccagttccttgggaggctgaggcaggagaattgcttgaacctgggaggcggaggttgcagtgagccaagattgtgccattgcactccagcctgggcaagacagcgagactccgtctcaaaaaaaataaataaggctgggtgtggtggttcatgcctgtaatcccagcactttgggaggccaaggcaggcagatcacgaggtcaggagatcgagaccatcctggctaacacaacgaaaccccatctctacttaaaatacaaaaaattagccaggcgtggtggtggcgggtgcttttagtcccagctacgtgggaggccgaggcaggagaatggcatgaacccgcgaggcagaacttgcagtgagccaaaatcgcgccactgcactccagcctgggtgacagaggaagcctccatctcaccaaaaaaaaaaaaaaaaaaaaaaagaaataaaataaaataaatacataaaaataaaaacaaaaatacttttgtGTTTGGGTTTTATTGACCAGCAGACTATTGTTATTTTTGCTATACTTATTTCTAGTTTATAAACTGGCTCCAGCCTGCTTGCCTTTTCTTTAAGGTGAGATAATCGATCTGAGATTATTTAGGAAAATCTCCATATAGCATTTATCATGAATTCTTATGCAAGAAGAAACTGTTAAAAGCCTTCTATTTCATCTTCATCAACTTATCGACATTATTCCAAAGGGTACCAAAAACtacttcccacattttcctagaGTGAAACAATTCATAGGCCAGTTAATAGAAGAAACAATAGGTCTTTATTCATACCTGCTTATATGCTGTAATACTCTTTGAACTATTAAAGTAATGAGACTGTCCTTCCATCTGAAGTATGTGGGACAGACTAGAGCTGGTGTAACAGTAAGTGCCACAGTTCTTACAGCAGTTCATGATGAAGTTGTTAGCAGAGTGAAACTTTGAAAGGCAGGCATTACTGCAAAGATTATGTTTCACATTTTGGTATTTTACTTCATACTGAATCTAGGATTTAATAAAAAGATTCAGTAAAAACTCTGATATTTAAGCAGAATCATCAGAATCCCTGTAAAGGTTATAATTGGAACTTACAATAGCAGTCTTCTGGCACATGCTGCACTTGGTCAAAATGCTATTAGTACATATGGTAacaaatggttttcttttttcttcatatgaTGAAAGACAAGATAGGCTGCAAAAAGTTTTGCAAGAGGTAGTGGTAGTGTCTTCCAGCTGGACACTGATCACATCCTTTGGATTTAAAATGTCTCTAAGAACAAATAACAAGGACATCATTAAACAGTTTAAACACAATTATAacttctttctctttataaatgaaATGACCTCTCAAATTAGAGTAAGAACATTAGCCTTGAAATAAGAAAACCTGAATTTGGTACCCAGTTCTGTCACATTTATACtccctaaattttaattttctcatctatacatTACAGATTATAAAGCACATCTAATagtgcagttttgttttttaagagatagggtcttgctgtgttgcccaagctgccctcaaattcctgggctcaagagattctcccacctcaatctcccacatagctaggattacaggcacataatcccaccatgcctgactttgaAGATGTAGTTTTGGAGACTAGCCAGCCTGTATTATTAGGTGGTGCTAGTGAAAACCGAGGGATGATGAGAGATCACATATTCACACGAGCAACTCTAGAATCTATAGGACAGACAATCTTAAAATATGGTCTTCAAATCCCTGGGGGAGTCCCCAagatcaaaactattttcatagtaagatgttatttgctttttcaccgtGTTGATGTTTGCAACATCACTTTGCAACTGATGTTGCAAAGCTAATGGTAGGACCCTGCAATCCCACTCCTTGGTAAACacccaaaaaaactgaaaacaggtaCTCAAACAAGCACATGTACATGCATATTCATACCAGCACTATACACTCAAAAGATGAAAAcagcccaaatgttcatcagtaagtgaatgaatgaataagcacaTTGTGTtacatacatacagtggaatattattcgcctattaac is a window encoding:
- the ZMYM1 gene encoding zinc finger MYM-type protein 1 isoform X4 → MNKMLPSVSTTAIQVSCAGCKKILQKGQTAYQRKGSAQLFCSIPCITEYISSASSPVSSKRTCSNCSKDILNPKDVISVQLEDTTTTSCKTFCSLSCLSSYEEKRKPFVTICTNSILTKCSMCQKTAIIQYEVKYQNVKHNLCSNACLSKFHSANNFIMNCCKNCGTYCYTSSSLSHILQMEGQSHYFNSSKSITAYKQKPAKPLISVPCKPLKPSDEMIETTSDLGKTELFCSINCFSAYSKAKMESSSVSVVSVVHDTSTELLSPKKDTTPVISNIVSLADTDVALPIMNTDVLQDTVSSVTATADVIVDLSKSSPSEPSNAVASSSTEQPSVSPSSSVFSQHAIGSSIEVQKDNMKSMKISDELCHPKCTSKVQKVKGKSRSIKKSCCEDFECLENSKKDVAFCYSCQLFCQKYFSCGRESFATHGTSNWKKTLEKFRKHEKSEMHLKSLEFWREYQFCDGAVSDDLSIHSKQIEGNKKYLKLIIENILFLGKQCLPLRGNDQSVSSVNKGNFLELLEMRAKDKGEETFRLMNSQVDFYNSTQIQSDIIEIIKTEMLQDIVNEINDSSAFSIICDETINSAMKEQLSICVRYPQKSSKAILIKERFLGFVDTEEMTGTHLHRTIKTYLQQIGVDMDKIHGQAYDSTTNLRIKFNKIAAEFKKEEPRALYIHCYAHFLDLSIIRFCKEVKELRNALKTLSSLFNTICMSGEMLADFRNIYRLSQNKTCKKHISQSCWTVHDRTLLSVIDSLPEIIETLEVIASHSSNTSFADELSHLLTLVSKFEFVFCLKFLYRVLSVTGILSKELQNKTIDIFSLSSKIEAILECLSSERNDVYFKTIWDGTEEICQKITCKGFKVEKPSLQKRRKIQKSVDLGNSDNMFFPTSTEEQYKINIYYQGLDTILQNLKLCFSEFDYCKIKQISELLFKWNEPLNETTAKHVQEFYKLDEDIIPELRFYRHYAKLNFVIDDSCINFVSLGCLFIQHGLHSNIPCLSKLLYIALSWPITSASTENSFSTLPRLKTYLCNTMGQEKLTGPALMAVEQELVNKLMEPERLNEIVEKFISQMKEI
- the ZMYM1 gene encoding zinc finger MYM-type protein 1 isoform X1; the protein is MSIHCDLHLPGSSDSRASASRVAGITGIWKLFFRKKPISLELENSFASDTKMKEPLLGGECDKAVASQLGLLDEIKTEPDNAQEYCHRQQSRTQENELKINAVFSESASQLTAGIQLSLASSGMNKMLPSVSTTAIQVSCAGCKKILQKGQTAYQRKGSAQLFCSIPCITEYISSASSPVSSKRTCSNCSKDILNPKDVISVQLEDTTTTSCKTFCSLSCLSSYEEKRKPFVTICTNSILTKCSMCQKTAIIQYEVKYQNVKHNLCSNACLSKFHSANNFIMNCCKNCGTYCYTSSSLSHILQMEGQSHYFNSSKSITAYKQKPAKPLISVPCKPLKPSDEMIETTSDLGKTELFCSINCFSAYSKAKMESSSVSVVSVVHDTSTELLSPKKDTTPVISNIVSLADTDVALPIMNTDVLQDTVSSVTATADVIVDLSKSSPSEPSNAVASSSTEQPSVSPSSSVFSQHAIGSSIEVQKDNMKSMKISDELCHPKCTSKVQKVKGKSRSIKKSCCEDFECLENSKKDVAFCYSCQLFCQKYFSCGRESFATHGTSNWKKTLEKFRKHEKSEMHLKSLEFWREYQFCDGAVSDDLSIHSKQIEGNKKYLKLIIENILFLGKQCLPLRGNDQSVSSVNKGNFLELLEMRAKDKGEETFRLMNSQVDFYNSTQIQSDIIEIIKTEMLQDIVNEINDSSAFSIICDETINSAMKEQLSICVRYPQKSSKAILIKERFLGFVDTEEMTGTHLHRTIKTYLQQIGVDMDKIHGQAYDSTTNLRIKFNKIAAEFKKEEPRALYIHCYAHFLDLSIIRFCKEVKELRNALKTLSSLFNTICMSGEMLADFRNIYRLSQNKTCKKHISQSCWTVHDRTLLSVIDSLPEIIETLEVIASHSSNTSFADELSHLLTLVSKFEFVFCLKFLYRVLSVTGILSKELQNKTIDIFSLSSKIEAILECLSSERNDVYFKTIWDGTEEICQKITCKGFKVEKPSLQKRRKIQKSVDLGNSDNMFFPTSTEEQYKINIYYQGLDTILQNLKLCFSEFDYCKIKQISELLFKWNEPLNETTAKHVQEFYKLDEDIIPELRFYRHYAKLNFVIDDSCINFVSLGCLFIQHGLHSNIPCLSKLLYIALSWPITSASTENSFSTLPRLKTYLCNTMGQEKLTGPALMAVEQELVNKLMEPERLNEIVEKFISQMKEI